The genomic window TTAATAGGAAAAAAGATGGTTATAGTAAAATGAGCTGCCTGAGTCCCCCAGATTGGCGAGATCCGGCGCGCCGTGTGTGAAGATATCCCCGTCATCCAGGGCTGGGTGGCTCAAGTCTGATGCACAGATACGAAAGACATCGACGCAACGAGGTAGCTCCCTCCAGGTCCCAGCCCATTCCAATCCAAGGGTCCCAACCAGGAAAGTCGCCTTGCCAGGCTGTCCGAGCAATCGAATACCAGAGGTCGCGATAGATGGTGGAAGTCGCTGTTGCGCTTGCGTTGCGTGACATAATTGTTCAGGGTATCGTCGCAAATCAGCCAATCGCTCCGATCAGAATCGCCTCCCGTCTAGCTcccagctccgcctccttcCCCAACATCCCtcccgccgagcaggccagGGAACCCTCCTAACATCAGCCCCCGTCTTGCAATCTCCCTCCCTCACTCGTAATGCGCCATCACTTCATTGCTCGTCCCGGACTGGCCGGTCTCCCCCCCgcgccctctcctccccaCTCGACGTAGAGGTCCGCTTAGACGATTTGTTGGCGTTTCTCCCTGCGGGCTTGCAGCTTCTTGTGGATGAAGAGGCCGATGAGaccgacgccgacgatgaAGACGATGCAGAAGACGACCATGACACCGGCGTTCCTGCTGGCCCAGTTGCTGCGCTTGGCGATCTGGGAGAAGGTGTCGCGAGCGACGACGGGGAGGCTGACGGCAGGCATTTTGAAGGATTAGGGTTACTAAGCGCCTAAGAGGTTAGCAGTCGAAGTCCATGGAAAAAATGCTTCGCAAGATGCCCGCAATTGACGTTGTTTCGGTCTCGCAACCCGAGAATTGTGCCCTGAGCCGCAAGCGGTTTAGGTTCTGGGGGTGGCTGGTTTCCAGCTTGGGGACGCCGCTGCTCGTGTGCCACTCTTGGCATCCGTCATGCACCAAGTATCAGGTACGGCGCAAAAGCCGCAAAAGCGCCGCACAAACGGCTTGGAGGCGGAATCGGTTGCAGAACTGCAATCGCAGGGGCTAATTGAGCGCAAAAGGGATGGCTTACGGTTTGTTTTCGGTGTATTAAATCCAGGCGGCTAGGTGGTGGAAGCTAGGCACGGCAGACTCGCAGACCGTTTTGCAGATGACGGTATTTTTCCAACGTCGAGGTCCTGAGAACCGAAAGGACGGGTGAACAACACAAGACGCGATTGAGATTGAGAGGGGACAGGCCAATTGGGGGATTGAGCGTGGCAGTCTCCCGGCGAGCAAAGTGTCGAGTGAGGTTGGAGAGAGAAGGGAAAGAGACGGAATCCGCGGGTTGGGGAAGAGGAAACAAAATAACGACGGTGGGGCTGCCGGCAGAAACATGAAAGCTTGGCTGCCGGACGGCACGGGggcggcgacagcagcgACAGGGCTTTTCTGCCCACTGCGCGAATTTCCATGCGCTGTAACTCCCGTGGGGAGCCGCTGACCgcccgggcgccgccgcgcagcctgGATCCATGGGAGCTCGGCTCGGCCGGGGTCCCAAGCGGAGTTTAGTGTGCAAAGTAGCAGCGCTTCTCCACGAGCGGCCGGCACGACTCGCGCCTGTGCAGGCTGCGACGTGCACTGATGCTCCGTGGTCGCTTCCCAAATCGTGCTGCACCCGGTGACGGGTATCGCCGCTCTGGGCACCAAGTGACTAATGTGGCTCTTGACATGACTCTTGAAGGGCTTCAATGGCAACAGCCTGGAAGCTCGGAGTCAGCGAGATACTGAACCCCTGTTCGGTCGCTGCGCTTTCGTTGGTGGCGCGCCTGGTGGGGCCGATCGAGGTTTCGGAGACGATGGCGAGGTCTTGTAACTCTGGAGATGAGTGAGCACCGATCAACTCCGCTACCAAATGAAGTGGGAGCTCGCAACCAATTTCGTTACTGTGGTAGGCCTGGGCCTCGCGCTTCGCGTTCGGCTTGTGAGGTGCCATCGCGCGTGGTTTGCAATTCACGGTATACACTACAAAATACCTAGCTATTGCGACAACAAACCCCACTGAGCAACAGAAAGGATACCTGAGTTACTACACTACATGCTGTGGTCCTGCTTCCCCGGTCCAGGCCCCCACGATCGAGCTTCAACATCCGCAGCTCGCTGGACGCCATTGGCGGCGATCCACCGAAGCCCGAAAaggtcgtggttatagaggtcccgccaagactaatttcggagattgccgcttacaagtatttatAATCGCTACGGagtaagcggggccgcgacgacttagagcaacatcgacaatgtacaatcgcgaagactcgtagcaacaactttattAAACCttaaccaaatcgaaaaaaaagaaaacgaagttaacctataccctaaccttaaccctcaccctaacttTAACCTAAATCTTAACTAGCAaggggctagcgccgcctCCCGTACCCCCGacgaactaacccgtggctaacctATGGCGATAGTacaaaccccttggcggtcttggcggggtattGACGctataaaaacattgccgacaattggccgaaattagtcttggcgggacctctataaccggtagacgttaaagaggtcccgccaagactaatttcggccaattgtcggcaatgtttttacaacgtttttatACAACCCCGATCGCTAAAGCGTTtactctatcgccaaggggttagttcgctaggggtacagggggcggcgctagccccccggctagttaggattcgggttaaggttagggtacgggtcaaggttagggtgcgggttaacttcgttttcttttctttcgatttagttgaggttttgcgaagttgttgctacgagtctttgcgattcttcgttgttgatgttgctcgaagtcgtcgtggccttggcgatttgtaaatacttgtaagcagtaggttccgaaattagtcttggcgggacctctttaacgacgaccctataacctccagcccCGAAAACATGTGGAACCTTTATATACGTACTGCAGTCCCTGTATGTACTCTGAGAAAGCGCTGTACAGCAGATCCGGTACACAATTGGACTTTGTACGAAATTTTCCACAGGATTTTCTGCGAACAGCCTCGCTTCATGCTATCATCGAGGTTTATTTCCGCCACCCCACCAGTCCAGCAGCGGTCCCTTCTCTCCCATGCCGCGCTTCCGATGCTTCCATTGACGTGTGGAGTCCGCCCTTAGCGGGGGGGCGAGAGCGCCGAGGCGTTTCGACTGTTGCAAGACAGGGCGGGAACGACTCGTACAGCGTCGCAGAAAGAGGTTGACCCTCGGTTTCAAAAGTTATACGGAAGTATTCCGTGTTCATGTCACTAGCACGGAGGAATGGTATCTCCTCGCTACAAAGATAGATCATGATGTCTGTCTTGTCCAGACATTTCGAGCGTGCGCCCGACACCCAATGCCCACACTCCTTGTGCCTCATCTCATGCCATCAGACAATGCTCAAGTAATTCGCTCTGCAATGTTCAAAataaagagagaaaaaaaaaggatGGAAAGCGACGGGCTCAGCAGGAGATCGGGGCGGGTCCAGGGGGGTTGTAAGCCTTGCCGCCGTTGTCGGGCTGCCCCGTGCTGCCGTAGATGTTGATGAGGATGCTCGGGTCGGTGGCGCTGTAGACGCCCGGGATGCTGACCGTCTGGGACGGGCTGAAGGACCCGGAGCCGGAGACGTTGATCTGGGCGCAGGACTGGTAGAACTGGGCCTGGCCCTGCTGGTACGCCGAGTGCAGCGCCAGAACCTCGACGCGCAGGAGATACTGGCCCGGAGCGAGGCACTGCGGCAGGTGGAAGTACACCCAGCCGTTGTTCTTGATCAGGTTGTCGACGCCCCATGTCTTGCTGCTGGTATCGAACCCGTCCTGCCAGATCTTGAACCTGTCCACGGTGTTAGTCTCGGATGGAGCAGGCCCCCGATCCCCGTCCCCTGAGCGTCGCCCGCTACTTACCACTTCAGACCCGTTTGGCTCGCGGACGCGGCATTGTCGACCTTAGCAAGGTACGCCATCACGGGGCCCTTGTGCGAGTGGGCGATCGGGTTGTCCGGGTCACCCGAAAACtgggcgccgccgatgacATGCTGCCAGAGCGAGCCGATCCTGTCGCCGGCCTTGACGTTGATAACGGTCTGCGACTTGGAGCCCGACTGGCCGCAAATCATGTTCTGGCTGTTGACATCTTGCACTGGGTTGTTGTTGCTTGGAGCGCGGAGGCCGGTGAGCAGGCCTTGGTCTTGGCCGTTGACCGAGACTCTCTGCCGGCCGTGTTAATCCTTGCCCTTACGCCACGAGCCGAGTTGAGCGTGATGTGCGAGACGAACCTGGAAGATGGAGTGCGCCTCGACCGAGAGGCCGTAAGCCAGCAGAGACACCAGTGAGAACTTCATAGTGGCTTATCGTCGAGATCCAGGTTCTGCACAAGCCTGAGTCGCCCCAGCGTGATAACCCCGGGGCACAGTTCCCGGTACTTATACAGCTCAGGCAGGGTCATCGAGATGGGCTGGCAGGCAGAGTCGCACCCGGCAACGGAGCCTTGGATCCCGCTGTAGGTCCGAGAATATCACCGACGCGGCAGATTCCGAGCACGACATGACCAGCCATCATATTGAAGATGACGGCACACGGCGTGGCTCTTGCGAGGCACTGCAACGgatgggcgccgccgggccatGGTGCCGAGGCGTGCAGGCCTGGTAGTGGGCGATGGCGGGGCCCCGGATTTCGAGACGGGAAAGCAATATACTCACATAAACTGGGTTCTATATTGCGCCAAGGCCATGCTGTGTGGGTTGAACAGCATCAAGGACCGGCACTCGCTCGCTCCCGTGCCGCGAGTGATATGTTAGGcagtactccgtactccgcGCAGTCCAGTCAGGGCCGGGTGATCTGCGTCTTTAAACAGACCAAGACGGAAGCAGTCCCAATTGAGCCGGCCGCCCCCCACGGCATTCGAGCGCTGGGTGCCAATACCTACCACAGCACCCTACCAAGACAACGCCTAGTGTTGTCGATCCGATCTTGAAGCCTCATGCAGCGTCGTAGGACAGGTTCGAGGAGACTTTGGAACCCGGAGAGGGTACGGAAAAGGGTTAGGCGGTTGCCATTGACCTTGACGGAAGATAAGCGAAAAGAAGGAGAACCCAGAACTGAGAAGCCGTCGATGGCACGTTCCGTGGAACGGGTTCCTCCATCTCATCTACACAGGTCAGGTGGGGAAGTCAGATCAAGGAGAACAGAAGGACCCGAGTACGGAAGGCACAAGGTGTTCTCGATGCACGGCATACTAGCCCAGATTATGGGGTACAAATCCGGGAAGCAGCCGATAGGATGTGGGTTTGCATCGATCTGAACCACGGTAGCGGGCTATGGATGGCAAGGCTCAGCTGAACCAGGTGAAGTGATAGATGGCGGAAGTGTTGCATTGAAGCAGGAGGTGACGGATGTGCAAACCACACCAGCATCTGAAGTCTGTTGCACCCCAACAGTCCTCGGCGTGGGCAAGGGTTAGGGGCCTGCGAGTGTTCGGGCCGGCAGGCAGGCTATGGAACTTACTCCGTACAGTAATCCGTGCATACCACCGCGAAGCTCAACCAATCAGTCAGCGTCAATTGTCAGAGCAGGTGGTCCGTGCCGAGCTCCAATGAGCACCGCTACGCATTCGAGTCGGGACAACGGGAATTGAGGAATTGCGACGCCGAAACCGATTGACGCCATTGCTCGACGCACCACTCCAGCCGCAGCCATGGCGAGCAAGCTGACCCCCGTTCTCATGCGGACGGCCGCCCGGACGGCGAGCCGGacagcagcgcggccacTGGCGGCCCAGGCCCGCGCCTTCTCGCTCTCGGCGAGGAAACAGAGCGACACGCTCATGGTGGTAAGTTGAGCTTTGCGCCGGCCTTGGACGGACGGTGGCATTGAGGGGGCGCGTCCACCTTGCTGACCCGAGGCCGGCTTCCCGGCGCAGCACCGCAACACGCCCGACAACAACCCCGACATCCCCTTCAAGTTCACCGAGCAGAACGaggccatcatcgccgagATCCTCAAGCGCTACCCGCCGCAGTACAAGAAGGCCGCCGTCATGCCGCTGCTCGACCTgggccagcggcagcacggcTTCACCAGCATCAGCGTCATGAACGAGGTGGCGCGCATCCTCGAGATGCCGCCGATGCGTGTCTACGAGGTGGCCTCCTTCTACACCATGTACAACCGCACGCCGGTCGGCAAGTTCCACGTGCAGGCCTGCACAACGGTGAGGCtgccctccccccctccGCTTCCCAGCATCCTATGCGCCTCTTGGAGCTTTTGGAGAACTAATAAGACTGCTTCTGCGTCTCGTGCTTGTAGACACCGtgccagctcggcggctgcggcagcgACGCCATCGTGCAGGCGATCAAGGAGCACCTGGGCATCAAGCAGGGCGAGACGACGGCGGACGGGCTGTTCACCTTCACCGAGGTCGAGTGCCTGGGCGCGTGCGTCAACGCGCCCATGGTGCAGATCAACGACGACTACTACGAGGACCTGACGCCCGAGACCATCAAGTCGCTGCTGACGGCGCTCCGGGAGAGCGCCGCGGACGTGagcaaggcggcggccgtgcccAAGCCCGGCCCGCTGAGTGGGAGGAAAACGTGCGAGAACAGCGCCGGCATCACCAGCCTGACGAGCGAGCCGTGGGGGATCGAGAAGACGAGGCCCGATTTGTAGACTAACTGACCGACGAACCTCTGGCGGGGGGTAGAGCGGGGAGCGTGTAGGCTGATGATAGACGGATGTTACAAAAGCGGAAGAAACCATGTGTAGTGTCCATGACTGTGCAGCATTTGGCCCCAACGCATTACGTTAAACGGACCGAATGCGACTGCTCTTGGAGGTCGTCGTTTAAACTCTCACGAATAGGTTGCTACCCTCTGACGTTCCATCCCGCATCTCCTGCGTTTTCTCGTCGTATCAAATTCATATCAAGCAGCAAATCATGAACGACTCCCCGCGCCGGATACCCATATTAAACCAAGACAGTTTGTTACTTTCTTCCGCCAAACAGAGGTCGTCAGTCATAAAACCACGCCCGGCAGGGCTCAGCCGAGAACCCGTCAGCCCAGCCTCAGAATCCAGCCATCCCCAAGCCGCCGGTTGCCCTCGTCCAGCCCGCCCCAGACGACAATGCCGTTCTCCTCGAGCTGGCCCATGGTGGCGGTGGCAACCCACCCGCGCGGCCCCGGGCCCTCGGCCGAggcatcgtcctcgtcatcatGCGGCGCCATCTCGACGCGCATCCACCTGCCCTCGCCGCTGCGCCCGACGACGGAGAAGGCGGTGTCGGCGACGCTCGCGAGCGACCCGCCCTCCGCCGGCACCTGGAACGCCCAGACGTCGTCCCAGAAGcggcccgcggccgcgtgGCCCTGCCCCGACGGCTCCcgctcgccgagcagcagcaccaggtactcgcggccgccgccgacggtgaCGGCCTCGAAGCCCGCCACGCTGCGGTTGCCGGGCCACCGGTgctccgccgcccctgcccccgcccccgccgctcctgctgctgctcccgcctCCAGCGGCAGCTCCGCGGGATCCACCTCCTTGTACCCGACATCCTCCTTGCCAAAGAACAAACTCTGCCACCCGCCGCGGTCGTGGCGACCGAccgtcagcgccgcctcgccccTCACGACCTGATCGTCAAACACGTCGAGCCCAAGCTCCAGGAAATCCAGCTGCCCtccctcctcgtcggccccGTTGAACCCGCCGAAGCGGTACAGccggccgcccgccagcgccagcgcggccccgccgcgcgccgcgcccggcgcgtccggcagccgccgccacacgCGCGAGCGCACGTCGAACGCCCAGACGTCCGCCGTGCGCGCCCCGCCCGCCAGGCACCCGCCGTGGATGAGCAGCGTGCCGTAGCCGAGGTCCTCGCGGTCGAccgcgcgctcggcgagcacCCCGACCACCGGGTTCTGCGGCGTGCCCAGGGCCGGGTCGGGCTGGCCGAGCGCCCAGTCGCGGAGGGTCTCGGCGGGGTTTTTGGGCGGGTGCGGGTGGGAAGGGGCggggtgggtggtggtggtgggcgggGACGGCCTCGGGGTCGCGACGGCGCAGTGGTagctgcgcggcgccgggtAGGGGGCGCTCTCGCGGGGCAGGTgggcggctgccggcgccgggtcgAGGAAGGACCACAGGTGCGTGCGCGTGTCGAAGACCCAGACCCGGCCTGCTTCGTCCAGCGGCGTCATGtcgggcccgccgcggccgccgaagaGGAAGATGCGGGGGCCGATCACGGCGGTCGCGTGGCCGACCCGGGGCGCGGGCACGTCGCCTAACTCTGGGCGAGGTGGCGCCGAGGGGCCTTTGCCCTTGTTGGGCCCAGGCGAGGGGGTGGTGAGCGGGACCTCGGACAGGTGCCTGTCGTCCGGGGCttcgcccggcgccgcgggtTTGTCCGCTCCGGCGGGGTCGGGGGTCGTCTCGCCTTCCCCGACAGTCGGGATGGCCAGCTCCTGGTCATGAGTCGATGGCTTTGCCGGCTTGGCCTTGATGGCGTAGTAGTCCGCCTGGGCGCCGCTGGAGGGCAGCTTGATGACATGCATGTCGTTGTcgacggggcggcggggctgcACTTCGCCGCCGAAGATGTAGAGGTTGCCGTCGACAATGTCGGCCGAGTGCGACGACCGGAGGAGCGGCGGAACCTGGATCTTCTCCCAGGTGCCCTTCATGGTGCTGCTGCCTTGGCCGCCCAGtgacggcagcgacggcagcgacggtAACGACGGCAACGACTGTTCCAGCGACTGGAACAGCTCCGTGGTGCGCCGCTTGAGCAATTTGAACGAGTCCATGGTGTGGGGTGGAAATTCAGTCTTTGACTTGTTGCAGCTCGAGAGATACCAGGATTATGACCGTTGGCGTGGTTGGGTTTGAGTACTCAGCAGCATCAAGCAGAGCAGGCCGAAGTGTTGGGTGTAagcaggcagcagcaactCGCTGCTCACGTTACCTGCCCCGCGTGCCGATGCTTCAAACAATCTTGACCATCTCAGATCCGGGAGAATGAAAAAGGACAGAAGACACTGTCAAAAAGAACCCCGACATTTACGGTACAACCCAGCGTTTCCGGGATGCATATGCAGTTGGCGGGTGAGGAGAGGCTGTGTCGAAGCACTCGGGTCAGGCCATGCTTGGATCCATTCATCGCTTCCCGGCATGGATCCTTCAGCTGTCCTTGCGTCACTGGGTGGGTGGGGTAGCTCCGAAGACTTCGAGCTGTGCAACCGAGCAGGCAATGCTCGTAGCGAATGAATCGCACCTCATAGCCGACCGTTTGCGGCCTCTCAATGGCCATCGTTCCAACGGCTGCAGCTCCCCGACAGAAGTAGCTCACCAGTTTCGGCACTCCTATTTGTTATCACAGGCAAACCCTCGACGCAGGGGGTGTAACTTGGGGGTAAATATCAAGaacccagcgccgccgcgcaatAAGTGTACTTCAGCATTCTTGTTACCAAAACGCCACCCGAGACCATCTCATGTTGCATTCCCAAACCCGAGGAAATAGAAAGATGCACTCCCGACCCAACCCAGCCCACAACGCCCATGCTTACACCAGTGTAAACGCCGAACTCACGCCCTCAAACGCCTGAATATCCCCTCCCAAGCTCTTCGCATCGCCGTAGTACCGAATCCGATACACCCCGCGGTCCGCCCAGTCCTCCGTCTCCCAAACAATCTCGACCTCGCTGCTCCCCAAAACCTCGCTCGTCCTCCGCCAGTGATAAACCAGCGACCAGTCGCTGTCGTCCCTCACCCTCGTCCACGCCTGCTGCTCGTGCTGCTGCCCACCGGGCCCggcccccgccgctgccggccccgccgtcaGCTTCTCCACCGCGGCGAACGTGCCCTCCAGACGGAGGTTATTCCGCGGGTTCGCGCCGACGAACACCACCTTCACCCACTCGCCCCGGCGGTACAGCCTCTGCGCGTCCGTGAGCACGTCCCCGAAGCGCCTGAAGAGCGGCGGGCCGTCGCGGATGACAGGCGTGATGAAGGACAGCGACCGGTTCGCGTTGTCGGGCGGGAACAGCCCCACCTTGTCGTGCGGCGGGGGCGgtgcggcgtcggcgcccaggtACGGCAGGAGCGACAGCGTCACATTGATATAGGCTGCCAGCGTGTGCGGGCCATACAAGGTTGAGGCGCCCTCGTAGCGCTGGATGGCGTATTCCTCCTCGGTGGTGATGTAATGCGTGTAGCTGTTGGCCgggccgccgagcacgacgacCGGGGACGGAGCCTGGGAGACACCCCGGCGGGGTTCAGCCTCGGACAGGCGGACGAAGGCGTCCTGGACGGCTTGcttccaccgccgcccggccATGGTGGTGGCCTCGCCGGGGCTGACAATGATCacgagctggccgacccGGAACGCCTGCACGTCGACCACGTTCGGCGTCCAGGCGTAAGGCGTATCAATCTCTCCAACGTCGAGGAGGATCGGTTTGGGGTAGTGGCAAGCTCGCTGTGCGGGGGTGGGATCCTTGAGGAGCCGCGAGACAACCCGCCAGACCGGCGACGTGGTATTCTCGTTCCCCGAGTGCTGTGTGAAGTCGAATGCTCCCGGGCCGTCCGAGGTCCCGGCGGCGAAGGAATATCCGAGCGCAGCAGGGCATGTGCGGACCTCCGAGCCG from Thermothielavioides terrestris NRRL 8126 chromosome 1, complete sequence includes these protein-coding regions:
- a CDS encoding glycoside hydrolase family 61 protein, producing the protein MKFSLVSLLAYGLSVEAHSIFQRVSVNGQDQGLLTGLRAPSNNNPVQDVNSQNMICGQSGSKSQTVINVKAGDRIGSLWQHVIGGAQFSGDPDNPIAHSHKGPVMAYLAKVDNAASASQTGLKWFKIWQDGFDTSSKTWGVDNLIKNNGWVYFHLPQCLAPGQYLLRVEVLALHSAYQQGQAQFYQSCAQINVSGSGSFSPSQTVSIPGVYSATDPSILINIYGSTGQPDNGGKAYNPPGPAPISC